From one Formosa sediminum genomic stretch:
- a CDS encoding nitrophenyl compound nitroreductase subunit ArsF family protein — protein sequence MKTIKFLAVLAIIYTLSSCNGQTKTSNEIVNQEGSKIEVLDFHSTHRCMTCKAIEANTEYTLNTYFITELNNNTITFQVINVDDKANEKIAEKFEAAGTALMLNVIKNGEEQTIDLTDFAFMNGTNQAAFSKGLQAKIASALKTL from the coding sequence ATGAAAACTATTAAATTTTTAGCCGTATTAGCCATTATATATACATTATCGAGTTGTAATGGACAAACCAAAACTTCAAATGAGATTGTAAACCAAGAGGGCTCTAAAATAGAAGTATTAGATTTCCACTCTACACACAGGTGTATGACCTGTAAAGCTATTGAAGCTAATACAGAATATACCTTAAACACTTATTTTATTACCGAACTAAACAATAATACAATTACCTTTCAGGTAATAAATGTAGACGATAAAGCCAATGAAAAAATAGCTGAAAAATTTGAAGCAGCAGGCACAGCATTAATGCTAAATGTTATAAAAAACGGTGAAGAACAAACAATAGATTTAACAGATTTTGCATTTATGAATGGTACAAACCAAGCCGCATTTTCTAAAGGATTGCAAGCTAAAATAGCATCTGCACTAAAAACATTGTAA
- a CDS encoding thioredoxin family protein: protein MSHVIKILGTGCPKCQAMTGIVKDVIAEQHIDATVEKIENIEDIIRYNVMSTPALVINEVITIKGRVPSKNEVIALLK from the coding sequence ATGAGTCATGTAATTAAAATTCTAGGAACCGGTTGTCCAAAATGTCAAGCAATGACAGGTATTGTAAAAGATGTTATAGCAGAACAACACATTGATGCCACAGTTGAAAAAATTGAAAATATTGAGGACATTATAAGATACAATGTTATGAGTACCCCTGCATTAGTAATAAATGAAGTTATAACTATTAAAGGGAGAGTACCTTCTAAAAATGAGGTTATTGCACTGTTAAAATAA
- a CDS encoding winged helix-turn-helix transcriptional regulator: MSKLLIINNIKYNFLIKEINCPLNYTMNLIGTKWKPLILFHLLEGDLRSGILQKHIEGISNKMFTQTVRELEKDGLISRTVYPVVPPKVEYGLTPRGKSLEVILKHLDAWGANDAKLHKV; the protein is encoded by the coding sequence ATGAGTAAATTGTTGATTATTAATAATATAAAATATAATTTTTTGATTAAAGAAATTAACTGTCCGTTAAATTATACTATGAATTTAATAGGAACGAAATGGAAACCCTTAATATTATTTCATTTATTAGAAGGTGATTTGCGTTCTGGCATTTTACAAAAGCACATTGAAGGGATTTCTAATAAAATGTTTACGCAAACCGTGAGAGAGTTAGAAAAAGATGGTTTAATTTCTAGAACTGTTTATCCTGTTGTACCTCCAAAAGTAGAATATGGTTTAACGCCAAGAGGAAAATCTTTAGAAGTAATATTAAAACACCTTGATGCTTGGGGTGCAAATGATGCTAAATTGCATAAGGTTTAG
- a CDS encoding permease translates to MFDWLQHFADWLIYSTFGIGADTHLGTALNFFVYDTIKILILLFIIVFFMGIINTYFPIERLKNYLNKNKLYGLEYLLSSIFGAITPFCSCSSVPLFIGFVQGGIPLGVTFSFLITSPLVNEVALAMFLSMFGVKATLIYAGSGIILGTIGGWVLGKFNLSPLLSDWVKNIIENKTQNSDFKAEKRTFKQRLPEITQSAWDIIKGVLIYIVIGVAIGGVIHGYVPENFFNSFLGGGQWWTVPLAVILAVPMYANAAGVVPIIQVFVAKGVPLGTAIAFMMGTVGLSLPEATLLKKVMSLKLIAIFFGVVTLAIIFSGFLFNMVL, encoded by the coding sequence ATGTTTGATTGGTTGCAACATTTCGCAGATTGGTTGATTTACTCCACATTCGGAATTGGAGCAGATACACACTTAGGAACAGCTTTAAACTTCTTTGTTTACGATACAATTAAAATACTTATTCTACTGTTTATTATTGTGTTTTTTATGGGAATTATTAATACTTATTTCCCTATTGAACGTTTAAAAAATTACCTAAACAAGAATAAATTATACGGTTTAGAATACCTATTGTCTTCCATCTTTGGGGCTATTACCCCTTTTTGCTCATGCTCTTCGGTACCTTTATTTATAGGTTTTGTGCAAGGTGGTATTCCGTTAGGGGTTACATTTTCGTTTTTAATTACTTCGCCATTAGTAAACGAAGTTGCACTAGCTATGTTTTTAAGTATGTTTGGAGTTAAAGCAACTTTAATTTATGCCGGTTCTGGTATTATCTTAGGTACAATTGGAGGTTGGGTATTAGGAAAATTTAATTTATCACCATTGCTCTCTGATTGGGTTAAAAACATTATTGAAAATAAAACTCAAAACTCAGACTTTAAAGCAGAAAAAAGAACTTTTAAACAACGTCTTCCTGAGATTACCCAAAGTGCATGGGACATTATAAAAGGCGTACTTATTTATATTGTTATTGGAGTTGCTATAGGTGGTGTAATACACGGCTATGTGCCTGAAAACTTTTTTAATTCATTTTTAGGTGGCGGACAGTGGTGGACGGTTCCTTTGGCTGTTATTTTGGCGGTACCCATGTATGCAAATGCTGCGGGGGTGGTCCCTATAATTCAGGTTTTTGTAGCAAAAGGTGTCCCTCTAGGAACAGCAATTGCATTTATGATGGGAACTGTTGGCTTATCATTACCTGAAGCTACATTACTAAAAAAAGTAATGTCTTTAAAGCTTATTGCTATATTTTTTGGAGTGGTTACTTTAGCCATTATTTTTTCGGGGTTCTTATTTAATATGGTGCTATGA
- a CDS encoding ArsR/SmtB family transcription factor encodes MKRSLEHIEYKEDTEALATFAKALAHPTRIAILKHLDTQSCCFTGDLVEVFPLAQSTISQHLKELKNAGLIQGELKPPKIKYCINQDNWKRAKSLFQDFFD; translated from the coding sequence ATGAAAAGAAGTTTAGAACATATAGAATACAAAGAAGATACCGAAGCTCTAGCAACGTTTGCAAAAGCATTAGCACACCCAACACGTATTGCCATTTTAAAACACTTAGATACACAGTCGTGTTGTTTTACAGGAGACTTAGTAGAAGTATTCCCTTTAGCTCAATCTACTATTTCTCAACATTTAAAAGAATTAAAAAATGCGGGATTAATTCAAGGTGAATTAAAACCTCCAAAAATAAAATACTGTATTAATCAAGACAATTGGAAACGTGCTAAGTCATTATTTCAAGACTTTTTTGATTGA
- a CDS encoding formylmethanofuran dehydrogenase subunit E family protein, which produces MKTIFAILTVLLLGSCETKIKETLNQSTNPEITVIDTDFSKGRLTLKQTINLKDVERFHGHLCDGLVQGFLGIKVGLHVLYPNGILDRTNTRIVSKSSPCLTDAAIYLTGARYQYNTFYVDDSLKDGFYIMQSIDQHKTVKIQLKPDVKPPEIDLLGAQAIKGTLSACDLDKLKSLEDQFADYLLTSDPETNFTVTELTYFKWLPLEKHNYTKTDILNKNITTCK; this is translated from the coding sequence ATGAAAACAATTTTCGCCATACTAACTGTGCTTTTACTGGGGAGCTGTGAAACAAAGATAAAGGAAACTCTAAATCAATCAACAAATCCAGAAATTACAGTTATAGATACCGATTTCTCTAAAGGCAGATTAACGCTAAAACAGACTATCAATTTAAAAGATGTAGAGCGATTTCACGGCCATTTATGTGACGGACTTGTTCAAGGGTTTTTAGGTATTAAAGTAGGTCTGCATGTTCTTTATCCGAACGGAATATTAGATAGAACCAACACCAGAATTGTTAGTAAAAGTTCACCTTGCCTTACAGATGCAGCTATTTATCTTACAGGAGCCCGTTACCAATATAATACTTTTTATGTAGACGATTCGCTTAAAGATGGTTTTTACATTATGCAAAGCATAGATCAACATAAAACTGTAAAAATTCAATTAAAGCCAGATGTAAAACCACCGGAAATAGATTTATTAGGAGCACAAGCGATTAAAGGTACATTATCGGCCTGCGATCTAGATAAACTTAAATCTTTAGAAGATCAATTTGCAGATTATTTACTGACCTCAGATCCTGAAACTAATTTTACAGTTACAGAACTTACCTATTTTAAATGGTTGCCTCTAGAAAAGCATAATTATACAAAAACAGACATCTTAAATAAAAACATAACTACTTGTAAATAA
- a CDS encoding arsenite methyltransferase, which yields MNKEQELKDIVKARYTKIAEQGKAENASSCCGATPTTNKVYNIMMDDYSETQGYVEDADLGLGCGLPTQFAKIKAGDTVIDLGSGAGNDCFVARHETGAEGKVIGIDFTPIMIKKARLNAEKLGYNNVEFRAGDIDDMPVNNDVADVIVSNCVLNLVPNKQKVISEIYRVLKPGGHFSISDVVLKGHLPKSLQEDAEMYAGCVAGAIQRTDYLQFITNQGFKNIQIQKEKPIIIPNDILSKYLSVDEVSAFNNGGAGIFSITVYAEKPGTLEDQNPVTFSEAQTSCCSPSSGCC from the coding sequence ATGAATAAAGAACAAGAGTTAAAAGACATTGTTAAGGCTCGTTACACTAAAATTGCAGAACAGGGTAAAGCTGAAAATGCATCGTCGTGTTGTGGTGCCACACCCACAACAAATAAAGTGTATAATATTATGATGGACGATTATTCTGAAACGCAAGGTTACGTTGAAGATGCCGATTTAGGTTTAGGTTGTGGTTTACCTACCCAATTCGCTAAAATTAAAGCAGGTGATACTGTAATTGACTTAGGATCTGGTGCAGGAAATGATTGTTTTGTAGCACGTCATGAAACAGGTGCAGAAGGTAAAGTTATAGGTATAGATTTTACGCCTATAATGATTAAAAAGGCCAGATTGAATGCAGAAAAATTAGGATATAATAACGTCGAGTTTAGAGCAGGCGACATAGACGATATGCCTGTAAATAATGATGTTGCAGATGTTATAGTTAGTAATTGTGTTTTAAATTTGGTTCCAAACAAACAGAAAGTTATTAGTGAAATTTATAGAGTATTAAAACCAGGGGGGCATTTTAGTATTTCTGATGTTGTATTAAAAGGGCATTTACCTAAATCTTTACAAGAAGATGCAGAGATGTATGCTGGTTGTGTCGCAGGTGCCATACAGCGTACAGATTATTTACAATTTATCACTAATCAAGGATTTAAAAACATACAAATACAAAAGGAGAAACCTATTATAATCCCTAATGATATTTTAAGTAAATATTTATCTGTTGATGAAGTAAGTGCTTTTAATAATGGTGGTGCAGGTATTTTTAGTATTACAGTTTATGCTGAAAAACCTGGAACTCTGGAAGACCAAAACCCTGTTACGTTTTCCGAGGCACAAACATCGTGTTGTTCGCCATCTTCTGGATGTTGTTAA
- a CDS encoding TonB-dependent receptor plug domain-containing protein produces MKQLTLILLILGSIANAQNTPIVRDSSDVVLDEVLVIAAKKNKIETAMKMAVTVDEFLASSDNISFIKRGAYAWEPLLNNMSTERSTVTIDGMHVFGACTDKMDPVTSYIESNNLSEIDIKSGQEGSLHGATVAGSIDLKRKSSAFTPDKNWSGAYQAGYEFNNNQFFNLGNVAFTSNKLVADGSISFRDAGNYTDGNGNEVLHSQFTKFNTSLGIAYKTSDLSSVRVDAIFDKAEDVGYPALPMDLSLSRALITSVAYKQFFENKLIKVWDTKVYFNTIEHYMDDTTRPENLVHMDMPGWSTTYGLVSKINIKHNNYASEIQLNAYDNLAIAEMRMYPQDYSETTMFAYSWPWVTTRYAGLSTSNAWDISDRSTLNFGGTLGVNYNYSKYIEFNRIFHPGASQEKTRFLPNLYAGYQLNIDGFNASVGGGYGHRAPSVSEGYGYYIYNSFDRYDYIGDPDLENEISYEGNASAGFSHTKGSIQAKVNYFYIKNYIIGRILSSGSPMNYQSVGVKGYTSLDHATLFNFSLSADYSILQNLHWKGTVTYARGLDENKNNLPFIRPLSYQTALHFSYQKVGISTSLNGDLKQIDYSPEYGEDETSSYTNWNVSADYTFYIKNNKTILQVGAENVFDTYYSTYADWGNIPRMGRNIFTSLKINL; encoded by the coding sequence ATGAAACAACTTACATTAATTTTACTAATATTAGGAAGTATAGCTAATGCACAAAACACCCCCATTGTTAGGGACAGTTCAGATGTGGTTTTAGATGAAGTTCTGGTAATTGCTGCAAAGAAAAACAAAATAGAAACCGCTATGAAAATGGCTGTTACTGTAGATGAATTCTTAGCCTCGTCTGACAACATTAGTTTTATAAAACGTGGTGCTTATGCATGGGAACCCTTATTAAATAACATGAGTACAGAACGCTCTACAGTTACTATAGATGGTATGCATGTGTTTGGTGCTTGTACAGATAAAATGGATCCAGTAACATCTTATATAGAAAGTAATAATCTATCTGAAATTGATATTAAATCTGGACAAGAAGGCAGTTTACATGGCGCAACTGTAGCAGGAAGTATTGATTTAAAACGAAAAAGTTCTGCATTTACACCTGATAAAAACTGGAGCGGAGCGTATCAAGCTGGTTATGAATTTAATAACAATCAGTTTTTTAACCTAGGAAATGTAGCATTTACGAGTAATAAACTGGTTGCAGATGGAAGCATATCGTTTAGAGATGCTGGAAATTATACCGATGGAAATGGTAATGAAGTCTTACATTCTCAGTTTACAAAATTCAATACGTCTTTAGGCATAGCCTATAAAACAAGCGATTTATCATCTGTACGAGTAGATGCCATTTTTGATAAGGCTGAAGATGTAGGGTATCCTGCGTTACCAATGGATTTATCACTATCTAGAGCATTAATTACATCTGTAGCTTACAAGCAATTTTTTGAAAACAAACTCATTAAAGTCTGGGATACAAAAGTCTACTTTAATACTATAGAACATTATATGGACGATACTACCCGCCCAGAAAACTTGGTGCATATGGATATGCCTGGTTGGAGTACCACATATGGTTTGGTGTCTAAAATTAATATAAAACATAACAATTACGCTTCAGAAATACAATTAAATGCCTACGATAATTTAGCTATTGCAGAAATGCGAATGTACCCGCAAGATTATAGCGAAACAACCATGTTTGCTTACAGTTGGCCATGGGTTACCACACGTTATGCTGGATTATCTACGAGTAATGCTTGGGATATCTCAGACCGCAGTACCTTAAATTTTGGCGGTACTTTAGGAGTAAATTATAATTATTCTAAATACATAGAATTTAATCGCATTTTTCATCCAGGTGCTTCTCAAGAAAAGACCCGCTTTTTACCAAATCTGTATGCAGGCTATCAATTAAATATTGACGGATTTAATGCATCTGTTGGTGGTGGTTATGGTCATAGAGCACCTTCTGTTTCCGAAGGGTATGGCTACTACATATACAATAGTTTTGATAGATACGATTATATTGGCGATCCCGATTTAGAAAATGAAATCTCTTATGAAGGTAATGCTAGTGCTGGTTTTTCCCATACAAAAGGAAGTATTCAAGCCAAAGTAAACTATTTCTATATCAAAAATTATATTATTGGTCGCATTTTAAGTTCAGGAAGCCCCATGAACTACCAATCGGTTGGTGTAAAAGGCTACACCTCTTTAGATCATGCTACATTATTCAATTTTTCGTTAAGTGCAGATTATAGTATTTTACAAAATTTGCATTGGAAAGGCACAGTAACATATGCAAGAGGTTTAGACGAAAACAAAAACAATTTACCATTTATTCGTCCACTAAGTTACCAAACGGCTTTACATTTTTCATATCAGAAAGTCGGAATCTCAACATCCCTTAATGGCGATTTAAAACAAATAGATTACAGTCCAGAATATGGTGAAGACGAAACCTCGTCTTACACCAATTGGAATGTCTCTGCTGATTATACGTTTTACATTAAAAACAATAAAACAATCTTACAAGTTGGTGCAGAAAATGTATTTGATACTTACTACAGTACGTATGCAGATTGGGGAAACATTCCAAGAATGGGACGTAATATATTTACATCTTTAAAAATTAATTTATAA
- a CDS encoding DUF5320 domain-containing protein, whose amino-acid sequence MKFLNVFKHIFKTKSKKSILDDFHTTKNSNGLSLLCGVGYAEINELDIIITNYPFEPSIAFPNKRFLPKDIDAISIDFGMCTLEIADDIVFISSEYKDKLKLFATRYNIKLIPHRWNWDWILEPYLDTEFTPENEKNTLKRLTDKGFLKEEIEAIRQEVETQMYAYNFDTMLWDWCSLGLHDVLSAMRAKYNPIVFRAFYKKALELDKKGYNL is encoded by the coding sequence TTGAAATTTTTAAATGTTTTTAAACACATATTTAAGACCAAATCTAAAAAATCAATTTTAGACGATTTTCATACCACCAAAAATAGTAACGGATTATCGTTACTTTGTGGGGTTGGTTATGCTGAAATTAATGAGCTAGATATTATTATTACAAACTATCCGTTTGAGCCTTCGATTGCTTTTCCTAACAAGCGCTTTTTACCTAAAGACATAGATGCTATAAGTATTGATTTTGGAATGTGTACTTTAGAAATTGCAGATGATATTGTATTTATTTCTTCTGAATATAAAGACAAATTAAAATTATTTGCTACACGTTATAATATTAAATTAATACCACACCGTTGGAATTGGGATTGGATTTTAGAACCTTATTTAGATACAGAATTTACCCCAGAAAACGAAAAAAACACTTTAAAAAGACTCACTGATAAAGGTTTTCTTAAAGAAGAAATTGAAGCCATCAGACAAGAAGTTGAAACACAAATGTATGCTTATAATTTTGATACAATGTTATGGGATTGGTGTAGTTTAGGGCTACATGATGTACTATCGGCTATGCGAGCAAAATACAATCCTATAGTCTTTAGAGCTTTTTATAAGAAGGCTTTGGAGCTAGATAAAAAAGGCTATAACCTCTAA
- a CDS encoding OsmC family protein — protein sequence MMEYQISANSRANQDAELQIKEANINFGTTAGTANILPNPAELFLGAFSACMLKNVERFSKMMKFSYTKATVDVHTKRLENPPRLDHIHYDLKIYSTDKKLNLDLLQKNIEKHGTIYNTVKLSCTITGTIKKV from the coding sequence ATGATGGAGTATCAAATTAGTGCAAATTCAAGAGCGAACCAAGATGCTGAGCTTCAAATTAAAGAGGCTAATATAAATTTTGGTACAACAGCTGGAACAGCAAACATTTTACCTAATCCAGCTGAATTATTCTTGGGTGCATTTTCTGCTTGTATGCTTAAAAATGTAGAACGTTTTTCTAAAATGATGAAATTTTCTTATACAAAAGCTACTGTAGATGTTCACACAAAACGTCTAGAAAATCCTCCAAGACTGGATCATATTCATTACGATTTAAAAATATACAGTACAGATAAAAAACTAAATCTAGATTTACTCCAAAAAAATATCGAAAAACATGGAACAATCTACAATACAGTAAAATTATCTTGTACAATTACTGGAACTATAAAAAAAGTGTAA
- a CDS encoding FUSC family protein produces the protein MKEKALHNLSDQELLDKAKALKSYTTINTFLIGIMIGVVIYSVFAHTIGLVTLIPLVLIYKLADRSKEYKEVNRLLHARRLK, from the coding sequence TTGAAAGAGAAAGCACTTCATAATTTATCAGACCAAGAATTGTTAGATAAAGCCAAAGCATTAAAATCATATACCACTATAAACACCTTTTTAATAGGCATTATGATTGGAGTGGTTATCTATAGTGTTTTTGCGCATACTATAGGATTAGTAACCTTAATTCCCTTAGTCTTGATATATAAATTGGCAGATCGTTCTAAAGAATATAAAGAAGTCAACAGGTTACTACATGCACGAAGATTAAAATAA
- a CDS encoding VOC family protein, protein MSEKTDYPKSFSHIGITVPDINKAVKFYTEVMGWYTIMEPSKIKKEKETAIGIMCIDVFGDDWEEFEIAHLSTSDGVGVEIFSFPHGVKEAPEFSPFNTGLFHFSIQDPNIETLIDKIVAYGGKQRMPIRAYYPGEKPYKMCYVEDPFGIVFEIYTHSYELTYSSGAYTK, encoded by the coding sequence ATGTCAGAAAAAACAGATTACCCAAAATCATTTTCCCATATTGGAATTACAGTTCCAGATATTAATAAGGCTGTAAAATTTTATACAGAAGTTATGGGTTGGTATACCATCATGGAACCATCTAAGATTAAAAAAGAAAAAGAGACAGCCATAGGTATTATGTGTATTGATGTATTTGGAGACGATTGGGAAGAGTTTGAAATTGCACACTTATCCACTTCAGACGGCGTCGGTGTAGAAATTTTCTCATTTCCTCACGGCGTTAAAGAAGCTCCAGAATTTAGTCCGTTTAACACAGGGTTATTTCATTTTAGTATTCAGGATCCAAATATTGAAACCTTAATTGATAAAATAGTGGCTTACGGCGGAAAACAACGTATGCCTATTAGAGCATATTATCCGGGTGAAAAACCTTATAAAATGTGTTATGTAGAAGATCCTTTTGGAATTGTTTTCGAAATTTACACACACAGTTACGAATTAACCTATTCTTCTGGTGCTTATACTAAATAA
- a CDS encoding calcium/sodium antiporter, which yields MISSILVIILGFTSLILGANWLVTGASALAKKKHISDLVIGLTIVAFGTSAPELVVNAVASYNGYSDIVFGNIIGSNNFNLFIILGIVGLIYPITVQSSTAWREIPIALCSAILLLILANNAFINENFSISRLDGCILLGCFVIFIYYIFNQLKQDQTQVTAVKIKSNTTIWFLISIGITGLILGGKLVVDHSIHIAEHLGVSEKIIGLTIVAAGTSLPELVTSVVAALKKNSDIAIGNVIGSNIFNILLILSISAFIHPINYKPLFNQDVYILIGGSCFLMLAMFTGKRKKIDRWEAFILLCFYLMYTSYLVFNDL from the coding sequence ATGATAAGTTCAATACTAGTAATTATTCTAGGGTTTACAAGCTTAATTTTAGGTGCAAATTGGCTTGTTACTGGGGCTTCTGCCTTAGCTAAAAAGAAACACATTTCAGATTTAGTTATCGGACTAACTATAGTAGCCTTTGGAACTTCTGCTCCAGAATTGGTTGTAAACGCTGTGGCATCTTATAATGGCTATTCAGATATTGTATTCGGAAATATTATTGGTAGTAATAATTTTAACTTATTTATTATTCTTGGTATTGTAGGATTAATATATCCCATTACAGTGCAATCTTCTACAGCTTGGCGGGAAATACCTATTGCCTTATGTAGTGCTATCTTACTCTTAATACTTGCTAATAATGCTTTTATAAACGAAAATTTTAGTATTTCAAGATTAGACGGTTGTATTCTATTAGGGTGTTTTGTAATCTTTATCTATTACATTTTTAATCAGCTTAAACAAGACCAGACCCAAGTTACAGCAGTAAAAATCAAATCTAATACAACCATTTGGTTTTTAATAAGTATTGGTATTACAGGTTTAATTCTTGGCGGAAAATTAGTAGTAGACCACAGTATACATATTGCAGAACATTTAGGCGTAAGCGAAAAAATAATAGGTTTAACTATAGTTGCTGCAGGGACGTCTTTACCAGAATTAGTGACTTCAGTAGTTGCTGCACTGAAAAAAAATAGCGATATCGCAATCGGAAATGTTATAGGCTCTAATATTTTTAATATTTTACTTATACTTTCAATTAGTGCATTTATACACCCAATAAATTATAAGCCACTTTTTAATCAAGATGTATATATATTAATTGGCGGGTCTTGCTTTCTAATGCTTGCGATGTTTACGGGAAAAAGAAAAAAAATAGACCGTTGGGAGGCTTTTATCTTATTGTGTTTTTACCTTATGTATACCTCTTATTTAGTATTTAATGACCTATAA
- a CDS encoding glutaminase — protein sequence MNFKDIITDCYNQIKDIENEGHLAAYIPELANIDPEKFGVHITTMDQQGFGMGNALEKFSIQSIAKVLSLVLAYKLLGKKIWERVDVEPSGNAFNSLLQLEVENGIPRNPFINAGALVISDILVSELKHPKQDFLEFVKRISNNPNINYCSKIAESEKKVGYRNIALCNFIKSLGNINNEPDEVLDFYFNLCSLEMNCKELSELFLFLSNNGCCTYSKEEILTERQSKRINALMQTCGFYDESGEFAFEVGLPGKSGVGGGIVAVHPDQYTIAVWSPKLNKNGNSFKGMAFLEAFTTQTKLSIF from the coding sequence GTGAATTTTAAAGACATTATCACAGACTGCTACAATCAGATTAAAGACATAGAAAACGAAGGCCATTTAGCAGCTTATATTCCAGAATTGGCAAATATTGATCCTGAAAAGTTTGGAGTACATATTACCACGATGGATCAGCAAGGATTTGGTATGGGAAATGCACTTGAAAAATTCTCAATTCAGAGTATTGCTAAAGTTTTATCACTTGTACTAGCCTATAAATTATTAGGTAAAAAAATCTGGGAACGTGTTGATGTAGAACCGTCTGGGAATGCATTTAATTCACTATTACAATTAGAGGTTGAAAACGGTATTCCGAGAAATCCCTTTATAAACGCTGGTGCCTTAGTGATTTCAGACATATTAGTATCTGAATTAAAGCATCCTAAACAAGACTTTTTAGAATTTGTAAAACGCATTTCTAATAATCCAAATATTAACTATTGTAGTAAAATTGCAGAATCAGAGAAAAAAGTAGGCTACAGAAATATTGCCTTATGTAATTTTATTAAGTCTTTAGGAAATATTAATAATGAACCTGACGAGGTATTAGATTTTTATTTTAATTTATGTTCGCTAGAGATGAACTGTAAAGAACTGTCTGAACTCTTTTTATTCTTATCAAATAATGGCTGTTGTACCTATAGTAAAGAAGAAATTCTTACCGAACGTCAATCTAAACGTATAAATGCCTTAATGCAAACGTGTGGATTTTACGATGAATCTGGAGAATTTGCTTTTGAAGTTGGCTTACCCGGAAAAAGTGGTGTTGGCGGCGGTATTGTTGCTGTACATCCAGACCAATATACTATTGCGGTTTGGAGCCCAAAACTAAATAAAAATGGAAATTCGTTTAAAGGCATGGCTTTTTTAGAAGCCTTTACTACTCAAACTAAACTTTCTATATTTTAA
- a CDS encoding aromatic aminobenezylarsenical efflux permease ArsG family transporter, whose product MDALQTLISQYNIPIVSAFILGLMTAISPCPLATNITATAFISKNIASKKKVFISGLSYSLGRGFSYTTIGLILYFGASKFHIARFFNQNGEKYLGPLLIVIGLIMLNIIKLNFLGKSSVQEQLSIKFKDKGIWGAFLIGLVFALAFCPYSGALFFGILIPMTMTSSDGLFLPIVFALGTGLPVIIFTYLLAFTAGKLGLFYNKITKIENIMRKTAGIVFILTGVYYVAIFLM is encoded by the coding sequence ATGGATGCACTTCAAACATTAATTTCGCAATACAATATTCCTATAGTATCGGCATTTATACTCGGACTAATGACAGCCATTAGTCCGTGTCCTCTAGCAACTAACATTACCGCTACTGCTTTTATATCTAAAAATATTGCTAGTAAAAAAAAGGTGTTTATAAGCGGACTCTCATATTCTTTAGGAAGAGGATTTAGTTATACTACAATTGGATTAATCTTATACTTTGGAGCCAGTAAATTCCATATCGCAAGATTTTTCAATCAAAATGGCGAAAAATATTTAGGGCCGCTATTAATCGTTATCGGATTAATTATGTTAAACATTATTAAACTTAATTTTTTAGGAAAATCTAGTGTTCAGGAACAACTCTCTATTAAATTTAAAGATAAAGGCATTTGGGGTGCTTTTCTAATTGGTCTAGTCTTTGCTTTAGCCTTTTGCCCTTATAGCGGAGCTTTATTTTTTGGTATACTTATACCTATGACTATGACTTCTTCAGACGGATTATTTTTACCCATTGTGTTTGCTTTAGGCACAGGATTACCTGTTATAATATTTACCTATCTCTTGGCATTTACAGCGGGAAAATTAGGACTATTTTATAACAAAATCACTAAAATAGAGAACATCATGCGTAAAACTGCGGGTATCGTTTTTATATTAACAGGTGTGTATTATGTTGCTATATTTTTAATGTGA